In Pangasianodon hypophthalmus isolate fPanHyp1 chromosome 5, fPanHyp1.pri, whole genome shotgun sequence, the DNA window tgtgtgagagagagagagagagagagagaaagagagagactttaTTTTCAGATCAAATATGGAATTAACAAACATGGAACAGAAACGCAGACACAGCCCGTCCAAAAGAAAAGCCCACTTGTGTAATTAAGTAACTTCCCCTCATTTGTAGAACCGGAGCCAAGaggcatgtgtgtatgcatttttcCCAGCTCGAGCACGGATTTGCTGCTCAGTGGTTCAAGCCTTCCGCTGCCTGTCTCCTACTAGTCCCGGGAATTCTGACTGAGTGGTACAGATGTCGTCGGCTCCCTCTTGAAATGGGGTCTCATGACCAAGAACCTCCTCGTTAGTCGTTACGTTCACTTCAGAAGAAACAACACAGTTTTGGAATTGTCAGTGGTACGGGTGCTGTGAATATCGCAAATCTATAGCCAGGTAAGATGCTTGAATCTGAGTTGGTGGACATCCAGGTCATGGGATTTAATTGCAGAAACAGTATATAATAGGCTTGAATAACTCAATAGATAATCCATTAGATAATTGCGTAAAAGTGACCAACTGGCTGCTGGTCGaaagaaacattaaatattaaatgtcaaATATAACATAACCCTGTAAGTCCTtcaatggtgtttttttttttttttatactgatcTGCTTCCAGTGTTCATGCTATTTGTGAAATTAGCAAATGTACTAGGGCTGTTTTCATGGACAAGTTCACTGACTTCTGCACCAGTGTTCCAACAGTTTTCAGGAGAAAGTAGCTAACAGTCACCAGACAGGGTCATATGGTGTCActgactaatttgcatattcactgagtcatcatgatcatttgcataccAGCAAGCAagttacatgaagaaggaagattttcctGACacttagaatagaatagaatagtctTTTCTAAATTATAACATTTCTTACAGGAAGAAATCTtttggtcatggcaccacaaacgaaattaatttctataaagaacacagacaaaatgaagcagtggTAGTGAGTAGTTGAGTAACATACACATAGGAATAACTCACTTTTCTCACGTCAGTGATTAGTTGTCAAGagcaatagtgatcagtgattggttgtcaggaacaatggtgatcagtgattggttgtcatgaacaatggtgatcagtgattggtctttgcaaacaatggtgatcagtgattggccttTGAGAAAAATGatgatctgtgattggtcaaggagaacaatggtgatcagtgattagctGAAAGAGAacaatggcgatcagtgattaGCTGAAGAGAACAATGGTGGTGAGTGATTGGTCAAAGAGAACAATGGTGGTGAGTGATTGGTCAaagagaacaatggtgatcagtgattggttgaggagaacaatggtgatcagtgattggttgaggagaacagtggtgatcagtgatttgttgagaacaatggtgatcagtgattggtcgataCATACAGTGGTGACCAAAGTCATCAAGTTGGCAACACTGTACTGCACCCCCTATAAACAACTATTAATAttctattataaaaatattttaaaaattaaaagtaattcaCAACTGCTGTGTTTCTTTGCAACTTCCTGAGACCTTAGTCTTACTGAATGGCACCTGATAACTATGGAAACAAAGTTGCATTGTCAAAACAGGATGTAGGTTGTGAAAAAAAGTTAGTTTAGCTTATTTCCGATTATTTCTTGGTCTTGATATGTCAAGGTCTTTGTAAGAGatctttcttttattaatatgtCTGTTTATTTCATTCCAGAACCCACTGACCGTTGTCAAGTGTTTCAGGTGTTCACTGCGGCCATGTGTCGCCTGCCCATGAcctccttctttctctgtcttttgaTGGTGGAGCAGAAAACATGCAATGGCAATTCAGTTACTAATTTTGATGTTGAGTTCAGCGTCAGCCTCTACCAAGCACTCGCTGAGAAAGATAACAGCTCCAACTTGATTGTGTCTCCAGCGAGCATCTCACTGAGCCTGAGACTGTTGCAGCTCGGAGCAAGGGGCAACACGTTGGCACAGCTTGAAAGAACCACAGGATATGACATCAACGGTGAGCCAAGAGTCTACAGCacctcatgtttttttgttgggtTAAAGGGATTGTGTCATTGAATCATTGCCTTTTGAGATACCATGAGAGGACACCTCAGTTTTGGTTCTTGAATGAGTTCTAATATGGAGTCATGACCTGTTTCAGAGAGGTCAAGCCATTAGGTCCTTATTTAGAGTGTCTGTTCTGAGAAGAAGACATGATAATGTGCTGGTAATGTTAAATGGCAGCTATAATggaatttagagatgccaaacAAGGCACTGTTACAAAATCAATTATGTGTCGATATCATGACTGTATGCTCCGTTTTGTTAGAATTGAGTTTTAGGAGATCCAGTGTCATCCATTCTTTAAGTATATGGAGGGGGAAAATGAGGGCAGGAGGAGACAAGAAGGTGGTTTAGTAAACAGGTACAAGCCCTGCAGATTTTAGTGTGTTCCCTgtggggtactccaggaccagggctgggagCTTGTGGTTTAGTATAAATGAGAGGCACATCAGTGAAACTCAAGGCCATGTTTCTTTGACCAAGTGGACCAAGGAATAGGTAGATAGTGAATGCCATAGCGTAAAGTTTTGATAATATAATTCTCTATGCCCATAGACCCTAGTATCCAGGAGGCTGTATCGCAAACCAGATGTGACCTGTACAATTCTAGCCAGGGTGCTTGGCTCCAGTTTACTAACACCCTGCTCATCCAGAGTGGCATCCAGCTTCGGCCAGAATTTACCCGAAATGCTCTGCAATGGTGCAACAGCAGCCTCATTAGTGTGAACTTCAGCCTTCCCAATCACACACAAGGTCGATTCCAACAAGCGCTGACAAGCAGAGGTGAGCTGAACCATCCCCATGTCAGTCATAATGGAGTTAGGAATCGAGTTAGGAATAGTTGGGGAGAAGGATCACAATCAGAAGCTCCTCTTACTTCCTATTTAACTTCCTATAactttccatctgtctcttttctctgtccCTTTCTCTGATTAAATTTCTGCTACTATTCAACAACGTCTATCCAAGAATCATTAGTTGGGAGTCTGGCCACGTGTGATCTACGTGATACAAATTTTTGAGTATCAAAGAACAAAAGCTAGTGCTAATGTGGTATTCTGCCTGGCAGTACTAGCAAGTGATTGTCATTAGCCTTGCTAACACTGGTTGACACTCTTGCAAAACtgtactttataccacagtgctgttaaattctcaattctgattggttagaaggtgtagAACAGCAGCTCCAACCACacctgcaaatcacaggtttatattaatgcacttattctcATACATTATTGTTCTTGGATTtgaaaaaatctataataaaatgtaagtgatagcaggaatGAACTTGCTTtgtggatgcttttttttttttttttttttttttttttttttactgagatgGCTTGCTCCAAGCAGGTGAGGCAAAAGAAGAAGTCATGGAGGCCTCATGGTGGGCCAGTGTGCCTCATATGGCATTGCTGAGCTCAGTGGACTTCCAGGGCACCTGGCAGAAACAGTTTCTGTTCAGAGGGACACAAAATCTGCCTTTCTCTTTGGCTAATGGCAGTACCATCAAAGTGCCCATGATGTACCAATCGACGGAAGTAAAGTTTGGTGAGTAagcttgtgtttttgtgctgtttttcatTTGTCATATTATAGAAACGAGTCATCTGCCACAACACTAAATTAATTTGTACTTTCCTGTACCACATCCCGTTTTTCTTGCAGGTCAGTTTCATTTGCCATCAGATCAGCACTACTCCGTCCTCGAGCTGCCCTACTTTGGCCAATCCCTAAGCCTTCTGCTGGTGATACCAAGTGAAAGGAAGACTCCACTCTCACTGTTTCAGACACAACTCACCGGCCGCACTGTGGCATTCTGGGATACAGGACTGCGTCATACCAAAATGGACATCTTCCTCCCAAGGTGGCATAGtactgaacaaacaaaaacagcctACGACGAATTGCGAAATCATCGTATCTACTAGACTTACTATggctgtgtgtttcaggtttaaACTGCACTCTCAGCTCAACCTGAAGCCCGTTCTTGAGTCGCTCGGCATTTCAGATGCGTTCAATCCTCTTGCTGCTGACTTCAGAGGTATATCAGGTAGATATGCCGAAACCTTGGATAATGTTGTACATCTCCTTGATTTGGTTATTATTTCACAAATAGTTTTCATTTACAATTCAGTCTGCTATCCTTATATAGTcaagtccataaatatttgcatattgacaatgttatacatatttaaatgtctAGTATGTTggagtaaaaattaaataattaaataaaaactaaaataaaattcaataaaaacgAGCCATCGTTAGGCtgcaaaatcaaaacaaactcATCAGAGAGAAAGCACAAACACTAGCAACATATAATAAGTTTAATAAGTTGGGATTCAAcaataaaatggcaaaatggtGATCTCATGAACATCAAAAGGCCCtaaagaccacggaaaacaactgttgtggatgacagaagaattctttccctggtgaagaaaaaaacattcacaacagttggccagttcaagaacaccctccaggaggtagatgtatctgtgtcaaagtcaaggAGGGACTCTTGGGTATGTGCCAACTGGCAAACCAATATACCACAGTTTGGGATGCTTCTGTGCTGATATCAGTCTGATCCCGTTCTCATTTACTCATAAAAATGCTCAGGTGTCAACATCTGATACCATCTGATACTATATGATGTAATCTTAGGGTACATGCTAATGAGCAGACGACATGAAATGACTACAGcgtcttcctacaatacaagtaacctgataaaacatctttatgGTGTTTAAGTAGTATGTTTAATAAAGAGGCCAAAGGCAGCTGACCTGAGGTTCTGACATGGATGAAAAAACATGTATGGTATCAATGCATCCCTAAACACAATATTATCAAGGACACTTCAAACTACCTTCACTATCATTTCCATTGTGAGCAAACAAATGTTAGATGAACAGAAACGCTAGTATACGTTCtgaacatttttaatgtctTGCAGATACAGAGGGCTTCTACGTTTCAGAGGCCATCCATAAAGCCACGATAGACGTGACAGAGGATGGAACTGCAGCAGCGGCAGCCACGGGTAAGCGCAAAGTGTGACAAATTAATTCAACAAAAACAGTGAATTCTGGGAAAATGACTAGTTTTCCAATTATTACTGAACATCTTTTCTTTATTGTGCTTTATAGGACTGGAGTTTGTGCTTTAATAATGCTTAAGTAAGGATGCTTTAATCGTTGGCAAATAGTAATGCCTCCACATGTCCTCCTTTGTAGCCATGGTGCTGTTGAAAAGATCCAGAGCGTCCGTGTTCAAAGCGGATCGCCCATTCCTCTTTATCCTACGGCGTGTAAATGGAGGTAAGGGCAAATTCCTCTTCATGCTTTAGCCCGTCCATACATCTCTGCATGCCTGAGAAACTGTGTTCCAACTTTTGTCTTAAGATCATCTAGTGCtaaacttgtttttttccatatttcatGGATGAACTTGAAAAGGGTGTGGTCACTTTAGTACTGaactagcttttattatttgccttaCTTTTACTGGCACAATCCTATAGTATTATACTATTTAACTATAGTaccttttttaatatatattgcttcacactgtaaagctgcattttaaatgtatacaaaatgcaatagtatttaaaattataattattgttgGAATTGTAATTTTTTCCTATTAGTTTTGTTATATTTCCACAATGGGATTCCATGGCAGTCCATTGTActgtttttatgaaatttggcacagaCATAagggacagtctcagctactttcAGAACAATTGTGGTGTACGCTACTCTAGCATCACCAATAGGTCATGTTTGGACTCGGCAAAGCAATGTCGTAGAAACACAATTCCACTTTTCTTTGATTCTTCTGCTTCATCTTCAATGAACACCATgatgttaatttattaacatgGTAATATATTATGGGAATATTGCtatttacatctagatctgttaaacaacttagtacttggcaccttttgtttgaacccacccatctgccaagtgatcaaaaatattggaccatgtaactgacaggtgtttcttgttgccctgttagactgagtgtttaaaaaattaatagctctgaatgtctactcttggtatGAGCCCTGGGTTTCTTTTTACTCTTGGTATGAGccctgcatttgttgttaaaaaggataaaccaacatatAGACCAGAGAGCTGACtaagggagaaaagcaagccattttgaagctgagaaaagagggataATCGATCGAAGCACtgagcatagccaatacaacaatatGGAATGTCCTGAATAAGAAAGAAACTGCTGGTGTATCAACAACCAGACATCTGACAGGTTggccaaaggaaaaaaaaaaacagcagttgatgacagaaatgtggtgagagctgtgaagaaaaacccaaaaataacagtcagtggcatcaccaacaacctccacagggcaggggtgaaggtatcacaatccaccatttgaagaagccttcaagagcagaaatatagaggccataacACAAGATGCAAATCACTCATCAGTAGTAAGAATCAGAAGATCAGATTGGAATTcgtaaagaaatacagagatgagccacaaaaatTCTGGAACTGAGATTAACATCTACGAAAGTggtggaaaggccaaagtgtggagaaagaaaggatctgctcatgatccaaaacatacgagttcattagtcaagcatggtggaggtagtgtcatggcttgggcttgcatcgctgcttctggaacaggctcattaatctttattgatgatggaactcatgatggtagcagtagaatgaattcagaagtctacagaaacattctgtctgccaatttacagaaaaatgaattcaatttaattgggaggaacttcatcatgagGCAAgaaatgacccaaaacacactgccaacacaacaaaggacttcaacAAGGGAAAACGTGGAagattttagactggccaaaTCCATCAGCAGACCTTTAAACAGtgtttcacctcctgaagaggagactgaaggaagaaacccttcaaaacaaacaaacaactgaaagaagctgaaGCCTGTAAAAGCATCACAAACGAAGAATGCAagagtttggtgatgtcagttggtcgccagcttgatgcagttattgcaagcaaatgtttattgttatttactCTAAGACtctctgttccaatacttttgctcagcaaaaaaaaaattggatggtctaccaccaaaggtgccatgttccgagttgtttaacacgtctagatgtaaatatcaggaaatgaaagctgaaattctgctctatcgtctcattcatcttttgatctcaaacccaaatgttttcGGTGTATAGCCAGAACAAAAGAAAtgaccttgctgttccaatacattTGGAGGGGACCGTAGCTGTAGGTCATTTGTGTTTAGCTTCCTCTgtaattaataagacaaatatcaatttatttctgtttttttttctttccttcaggTTCAGTGCTGTTTATAGGGAGAGTGATGAATCCAGCAAAGGAGTAGAATAAATACTGCACACACTGTCtacaacatgcacacaaacacccagtaacacacacacaatcacacacacacacacaaacctgatcTCTCTCCTCCCTCATGGGTGGCTGGGGTGAAAGGTCATTTGAGGACCAATAAGAGGGATttgtacatatttgtaaataaacatttgcagtcacacatttattaaaaatatgcattCGCTTTTCCTGACTGaaattcttttccttttcaaGTTCACCTCTTACACAAACGAAAACTCAGtgtttacagcaaaaaaaatgtttatttcgaATAGTTCTTCACAGTATAAAATAGAAATTTTCTTCaacaacatacaaaaaaaaaaaaaaaaaaaaaaaaaagtagtaggCTTTCACGAGAAACGTCctttaaataatactttaacTTTCCGTATTTACATTTGTACAACTTGCACAAAATCGTGTATATAAGCGGAGCTTGAGTGCTTGGTCCCTATGACGAGTCGACAGATCGCTGAGATGTTGGTGTGAAAATAAGATAAGAGgagtgatgaagatgaaggatggatccaaaatgaaaagaaaagaaactgttGATGGGAGAATTGAGACTTTCCCAGCATTCCATGGACAAAagacattttcataaaaaaaggGAGTTATTATTTTAACTGTTGTTAAAGGAACTTTAATAATGTTCTTGAATAAATTCGCACAGAAGGAGAGAAGACCATTGGTTGTTAAATTAATGATGGCTTGACCTCTGCGTCTCCTTGAGACCAGGTCAGATGTCCAATTTAGAGCCAATTCTCATGACTGTCCTtataaacagacattttttttttaaattctaaggCAAATTTCGTTAATTCAAACTCAATAAGGATTGGGAATTCTTTTTAAGGGGCAATGCACTTGACAAATCCATTCATCTTTGGCATAAAAcaggagagataaagagatcAGAGAAGCACAGGAAGTGGAAACGAAGGGGAGGATGAAGAACGGAAAAGGGGGAGGGGGGGATGGGGGTGATATTCTCTACCTTTCCCCTTTGCCCTGAGGTGTGATTATACAGAAACGCTCGCCGTGTGATTGTCTGCGATTAGAAGCCGTCCAGGTGGTTCATGCTGTTTGCTCGTAAGTGGATCTCTTCCAGGAAGTTCTCCAGCTGCTCGATCAGCACTcgctttttaaatctgaaaataaaagaactggatctaaaaaaaaaaacggattgAACAGGAAATTCTATCATTTCACTTATAAACCAGGCTACACACTACTTTCCCTAGAGTGCTGCGTACCTCGCTGCCTCTTTAATGATGTTCTGCAGGAAGATGAGTCTCGTTTCCAGGCTGCCCTGGATCTGCTTCAGGAGGTAGAAGATTCTCTCATAACCTgcaagaggaaagaaaaagcagagagagagaacagagagagaataatgtCCTTTAGACTTCAAGGAGAGCacttcatataaaaaaatatacactttgTAAGTTATACAGAAACGTCAGTTAGACTTAATTAAGTGGACTTCATATAGAAGGGAGTGTTACACCACTTGATAGAACAccactttccatttttttttaaatttggaaaGACAGaacatgttatttttatacTAATATGGGCATATACAATGAATAAGCACACTTCACCAGAATTAAATCCCCAGTAAATCACCAGAATTTCCCCAAAATCCTGATTATTTTAAGACTGTtggcataaaaatatttaaataaaagctaaatgaTAGTTTCTTCACTGGTCCgtaattattttttcctcatgagATTAATATTTGAATTCGAACAAAATCCAAAGCCTAGATCTTTGGTTTTTATGATCCGTgcaaatttatgcatttttaatttaatctatCACGAGAGATCGCATAATATTCCGAACAGCGATAAATCGTCAGCCAATTAAACGTGACGTAAAAATGGGACGTCATCACATACCTACACTTCACTCATCAGTATTGTTTAAGGAAGACTTTTCTTGGGGCATCTAAGAATTAGATTTTCTCGTATCTTGCTTTTGTGTATTCCACATTTGGTTGAATAAAGACCCCAGCAAGTGCACTTACGCCGGCCCGGCTTCCTGATCTCCCTGGTGATGAGGACGCGGAGCTCCGCGTTCAGCTCGCGCCCTTCCTCCCTCCTCGTCCTCTTCAGCTCCTCTTCCTCGGGATTGCGTCCTCCGTTCTGCTGCTCGGcgtcctcttcctcttccaggTGATTTGCGTCGAGGTTAGGGGGCAAGGGTGGCACTTCCTGGGACCGTTCAGGGGACTCGAGGCAGCCCACGTGATTGGAGTCTGGGGCACGTTCCAATTCGACGTGGCCTACGTGGTTGGAATCAGGAACCCGTTCCAAATCGAGATGGCCCGTGTGGTTGAGCACTGGCGCTTGCTCCAATTCACTGTGGCCCGCGTGATTGGCGTCCGGAGCTGAAAGCGATGAAAACGTTAAGAATAAACATATGACTTCtacagaaattattattttgacagtaaatagtgtgtgtgtgtgatccctCACCTCTGGGTGGCGTCTTATTGGGCGGGGTGTACGCACGTCCCAGGCGCAGTAATGGCGACATGCACCTCCTCCTTTTCGGAGCGCCAGTAGGCGGGCTGGTATCGATGGGTCGCTTGCCTTTTCCCTGAGTCCCAGTCACAAACTCGTCTGCTTCATCCACCATCATCGCCTGTCCGTGAGACAACAAATCATTATTCAGCTTGTTTATATTataaagcacagacacacacagacagacaggatcATGACAGCACACTACAGTGAGTCCTAAACATCacaatatctatctatcaatgCTGGTTTTCTATTGAACATCACATTATCAGTGGGGTTTCCACTGACAGACgtggacagtgacacagacagagacagacagaaagaaagagagaagacgGCACTTAAACAGATTTGAAAGAAATTAATCGAGCCACCCAAAGATACACACCGTAAAACGCCATTAACTGAACAACAGATTGTACCTTCTTGTCCAGTTTGAAGGGGTTGCCGAAGGTGTGCAGCCGCTTCGGTTGGTCTGGGTCCGCCTCTCtcaagggggcggggctaagtTTCAGGAAGTCCTGATAGTTGCCCATCTGTGCTATGGGCACGCTGTGGAGCTGATCTAGAAGAGAAAGATACACACATGTAAAGATGGACTGGATAGAAATACAgacaaagtctttttttttttttttttttttcaatttattgaATGTTCATTATTCAAAAAGTGTCACCTTGGTCTTGGCCCTTCAGCACACACATGCTGGTGTTCAGGAGGTTTCTCCTCATGCGGCTCAGCTGGTCCAGCAGCTGAATCCTGGGTACGTCATACGGGTTCCGCAGACCCTGTGGCTTCAgggcctaaacacacacacacacacacacacacacacttacaaactGCTATAATGagttgaattaattaataaacaattgaatgtgtgtgagacctTGTTGAGCACAGCTAGCTGGAACCCTGAGAACTCTTTGGGGTTGATGTCGAGCGGCCCATCTCCCATGATGCCGTGCAGCAGCTGTGCAAAATCCTTTCTGTGAGCTAACGAGATAGCAGAGCCTCGGAGGCGGAGCTTGATCCCCATATCAGGCCCCGCCTTCTTCCCTACCAGCGCGCACACGCGGTCCGCCTCCACCTTCGCctggaacacaaacacaccccaaCGTGCAGGTCAGAGAGCACACGCGACACACACTTTGtcttaatgaagaaaaaaaaaaaatacaatttggaTTCAGGGCAATGAAAATGGCTTTCTGGGAAATTCTGAGAACTACCTGCTGGCTGAGTTTCTTCAGGTATGACGCAACGCTGTAGCTCAGGCCGTACTCCATGCTTTCGGCCAGCAGGTTCGGGGCTCCCATCATCCTCAGTGCCTTCCTCAGGGGCTGAAAGCATCCGAATGAAGTTTACACACgagtagtgtgtgtgcacgtgtgtgtgtgtgtgtgaggtgctcACCGTGATGTAGTATGGCGGCATGGTCTTCAGGTAGCTCTCGAAGGCCTGACGCCATTTCGGAGTGGGCTTGAATTTGTGCACTCGAATCAAGTCGTCTAGAGACGGACGAATCGAGACGTGACTTCAGAGCACTTATACAGTGCAGAAAAAGCGTGTCGCCATGGTGACATTTCCGTATATTATGTTACTAATTCTTTAAAGGGCGCACAAGAGAGGAAGTAGGGCACGTGGTGCGTAAAGGCACTTACCCAGGAGGGGCAGCACCACAGGGTAGTTGTAGGGCATGATGAAGAGGTTGACACAGCTGAGCGCCGTACTCGCCTTCAGGTAGCCGAACGGCTGCCCGAGCTCGCCGTACTTAGCGCTGTTACTTACGTAAACCTGAacacaatgtttaaattaagaaaacgAACACGACACACACTATTTCCTACAGTGTGTTCATAAAGAATATGTTTATGTGATCTAAATAGTGAAGatagtatgtgatttgagaggCGTCCACACTGACGgtgtaaaatgttaatgtgaaaGTCCATTTGAAACacagtgatggtgtgtgtgtgtgtgtgtgtgcattgtacatgtgtgttacctgccaGCAGGTGTGTGGTGACTTCCTCTCCAGAATGTACTGCGTTAGAGGAGACGGCTCCAGCTCGTACTTATCGAATGGGACCTTATCTACGACCATGGGCTCCGCCTCCATGCAGGAAAATCGCACCTGTGGATGGGCCATTCGTGGTGGCTGTGCACacaaaacacgcacacacacacaaaacacgcacacacacgcgcatcAAACCTGTGCTGGAGCTACAACGGCGTTAGCTTGATGCTAATGTAACACAGAAATTATGCAGCTAGTGGGAAGCACAACAGAGATTTATTTGCCGGC includes these proteins:
- the serpine3 gene encoding probable serpin E3, translating into MSVYFIPEPTDRCQVFQVFTAAMCRLPMTSFFLCLLMVEQKTCNGNSVTNFDVEFSVSLYQALAEKDNSSNLIVSPASISLSLRLLQLGARGNTLAQLERTTGYDINDPSIQEAVSQTRCDLYNSSQGAWLQFTNTLLIQSGIQLRPEFTRNALQWCNSSLISVNFSLPNHTQGRFQQALTSRDGLLQAGEAKEEVMEASWWASVPHMALLSSVDFQGTWQKQFLFRGTQNLPFSLANGSTIKVPMMYQSTEVKFGQFHLPSDQHYSVLELPYFGQSLSLLLVIPSERKTPLSLFQTQLTGRTVAFWDTGLRHTKMDIFLPRFKLHSQLNLKPVLESLGISDAFNPLAADFRGISDTEGFYVSEAIHKATIDVTEDGTAAAAATAMVLLKRSRASVFKADRPFLFILRRVNGGKGKFLFML
- the ints6 gene encoding integrator complex subunit 6 isoform X1, with amino-acid sequence MPVILFLIDTSASMNQRCHLGTTYLDIAKGAVETFLKLRSRDPASRGDRYMLVSFEEAPAGIKAGWKESHAIFMTELRNLQAVGLTSFGQSLRAAFDLLNLNRLVSGIDNYGQGRNPFFLEPAIIVAITDGSKLTGTAGVQDELHLPLMTPLPGSELTKEPFRWDQRLFSLVLRISGHAPLEPEPVGGVPADPSPVTPMCEVTGGRSYSVFSQRMLNQCLESLVQKIQSGVVINFEKTGPDPAEDGPSDVKSGPQPWHSCHKLIYVRPNPKTGVPVGHWPIPESFWPDQNSPTLPPRMAHPQVRFSCMEAEPMVVDKVPFDKYELEPSPLTQYILERKSPHTCWQVYVSNSAKYGELGQPFGYLKASTALSCVNLFIMPYNYPVVLPLLDDLIRVHKFKPTPKWRQAFESYLKTMPPYYITPLRKALRMMGAPNLLAESMEYGLSYSVASYLKKLSQQAKVEADRVCALVGKKAGPDMGIKLRLRGSAISLAHRKDFAQLLHGIMGDGPLDINPKEFSGFQLAVLNKALKPQGLRNPYDVPRIQLLDQLSRMRRNLLNTSMCVLKGQDQDQLHSVPIAQMGNYQDFLKLSPAPLREADPDQPKRLHTFGNPFKLDKKAMMVDEADEFVTGTQGKGKRPIDTSPPTGAPKRRRCMSPLLRLGRAYTPPNKTPPRAPDANHAGHSELEQAPVLNHTGHLDLERVPDSNHVGHVELERAPDSNHVGCLESPERSQEVPPLPPNLDANHLEEEEDAEQQNGGRNPEEEELKRTRREEGRELNAELRVLITREIRKPGRRYERIFYLLKQIQGSLETRLIFLQNIIKEAARFKKRVLIEQLENFLEEIHLRANSMNHLDGF
- the ints6 gene encoding integrator complex subunit 6 isoform X2; translated protein: MTELRNLQAVGLTSFGQSLRAAFDLLNLNRLVSGIDNYGQGRNPFFLEPAIIVAITDGSKLTGTAGVQDELHLPLMTPLPGSELTKEPFRWDQRLFSLVLRISGHAPLEPEPVGGVPADPSPVTPMCEVTGGRSYSVFSQRMLNQCLESLVQKIQSGVVINFEKTGPDPAEDGPSDVKSGPQPWHSCHKLIYVRPNPKTGVPVGHWPIPESFWPDQNSPTLPPRMAHPQVRFSCMEAEPMVVDKVPFDKYELEPSPLTQYILERKSPHTCWQVYVSNSAKYGELGQPFGYLKASTALSCVNLFIMPYNYPVVLPLLDDLIRVHKFKPTPKWRQAFESYLKTMPPYYITPLRKALRMMGAPNLLAESMEYGLSYSVASYLKKLSQQAKVEADRVCALVGKKAGPDMGIKLRLRGSAISLAHRKDFAQLLHGIMGDGPLDINPKEFSGFQLAVLNKALKPQGLRNPYDVPRIQLLDQLSRMRRNLLNTSMCVLKGQDQDQLHSVPIAQMGNYQDFLKLSPAPLREADPDQPKRLHTFGNPFKLDKKAMMVDEADEFVTGTQGKGKRPIDTSPPTGAPKRRRCMSPLLRLGRAYTPPNKTPPRAPDANHAGHSELEQAPVLNHTGHLDLERVPDSNHVGHVELERAPDSNHVGCLESPERSQEVPPLPPNLDANHLEEEEDAEQQNGGRNPEEEELKRTRREEGRELNAELRVLITREIRKPGRRYERIFYLLKQIQGSLETRLIFLQNIIKEAARFKKRVLIEQLENFLEEIHLRANSMNHLDGF